GTCCACtttgactttttattttaatacagtACAGTGGGGCAATGTAGGCTACCCAAGTTATATATGGTTCGAATGAGAATAAAGCCAAGAGCCAAGAAAACAAAGGCCAAGAGTCTGAAAGATTCAGTTTgaaagttgtttatttttttctctttttttcttaaaacatAATATACACATTCTCAATGTTCTTGCTTGTAGTAAATGTACATATAGGAATATCTAACTAAAATAATTTGAGTTTCTTTTGAACATTGCTGAGTGATtgctaataaaatgttataGTGACAAGTAAATTGGCCATTATAACATGTTGAGATTTGTTACCAAACCATTCCATAGTCATGATAATGTAGCAGCTGCAGATACCAGaatttttaataaagtaaaaaagatTTATGAGCGTCATTAAGTTATTATGCAGAAAAACGAATGGCTAAGATCCAGACAGATACAACGCTTAACACTTTTAGTACatccataaaatatttgtaGTAAATGACCCAATATAAATGTACAGCTTGACTGTGAATTGGTACACATGATGAGGCTTGCTAAAAATGTTGATGGGCAAAGCAATGAAGGTGAATTTAGGCTCCGAATGTCAATGTAAGTAAGATACTGTATGTGATTGGGCTTAAAGTTTACACACAAAGTTGAAGTTCTCTCGTTTGTTTACATTTGTGTATACTGTAAGTGTATATGTGTGTCTCATACCCTTTCCAGGTCACTGGGCCTCAACACTTTCCCAATGAAGAGAAGAGCTCCGGATGGCTCATCTCTGACTAGAAAGAGGAAGGGGCGGTCCACGTGGTATTTTAGTGCCAGTGATTGGCCTTTCGCAGTGGGGGTGGTGGCGGCATACTCGGTACCTTCTGGAGCCGTCTCCATGACAACCTTATGACGGACAGAGTTTAACTTGACTGATTGAGTGGTAATTTTGATAAGGTCTGTTTCTGCTAACCATTCGGATAGACCTGAGAAAACAAGAACATAAACATGAAAACCCTCTaagacatgttttcttgtaaataagcatttttatccggctcttatgtttaggttcagtactttcactttaatggcaatgaataGGTTGTTAGTCAGTTTCAAATTCAGAAAtggtattttaaaaaagtaagcCCAAGTACATGCAAAAATCTCTACTTATAAAACagtcctttctgaataaagaTAAAAGGCTAATATTTTATTCAGTAAACCTCTTTTAACCAGCTAAAAAACTTCTTTGACATGTGTGTGCCGTCTTTCACCCAATTTTTCCTTTGTGCATGTTGTAGTGTTTcacagattctgccaacaaaccattATTTCTGAACGGCCTGAGGCTGGGATTTGACGGATTTAAAGTAAAAGCATTTGTTAATACGTGCTGAGaacattcggttaatatcagtatctcatttttgacagaggtggcgttGATCAGcgtttgcatctgagctcttaaCATAGCAGTGACATATTATATAAGCAAGAACTATCAAGAAAACTGTGACCAACTAGCAAAAGATGAGCTTTCCTATTGAATTAGCCTCACTATATTGAACAATAAAGGAAAAACGTGAAATAATGGTCATGGCTCACCCAGGTCAGAGAGAGATGATAGCAGATCTGTGCTGTAACTGACTTTCATAACGGGCAGGGTGAGTCCCACCTGCACCGCGTGGAGGGTATTGGCGAGGTCCTGGACAAATTCAGCAGTAAGTGCTTCCTCTATCAGCGTCAGGTTCTGAGTCACCTCATCGGGCAAGAAAAAATACATGCTTACTCCATCCTGCATAGGAACCTGGGCAATCTGTGAGAAGATGAGATAGAGATTATATGGCATGTCCAAAAATACAACATCCTTTGGGTCACTTCAGAAAATGTAGTCTTTAAATGTGCAAATCTGCAATCATCTAATCACTCGAGTCATAATGCTGTAATGTACATAACTATACTGCATAAACATGAACTGAAATGTGAGCATCcctgtcattttttgtgatttctacatacattttgtgaaaatataaccttgatgtctttaatattggctgagtaagatcatgtcaaagattgagaTGTAATGGAAAAACTTTGATACTCCTAATGTCATTATTAGAATATgtgactttagcctggatttcacatacTCAGGGTCACAAATACGCAATTTTACAATATATAAACATCCTGTATCTTAAAATTTCAATACAATAGGTTCTAGTACCGTACAGCCAAGGTCAGGGTCAATGCCCATTCTGATTGGGTAATTTTCTTGCGCCATCATGGGAATGAGAACTGGTGCTTCTCCATCCATCTGGAAGTTCTCCATCTTGTTAGACTTGCTGAAACTAGTTATCCATTTACCTTCAAAAATCTATATTATCATTATTTTCTAAGTGACATCCTTATTGACAAATCAAAATGTGTGGAAGGGAGCACAGCAGGAGAAATGTATTTACCCTTGAAATAGGCTGCCCCCACTGGCAAGATGGCGGTGTTGCGCAGGACAGATGAGGGAAGGACTTGGTCCACTTTGTTGCCAGTCTTCTGTTTAAACCAATCATTAACAACTTTGAGATCCCTGGCTCCACCTGTAATAGTATGAGGGCGTACTCCGTATTGCTTCTCTACACTGTTGAGGTAATCCAACTTAAGACGCAGCTCTGAAAAAACAGGAATAAGTAAGGATATGTGCAGCTCTTCTTCAATTCATCTAacaattttatttttctctttcgTGGACACACTCACATAAAATGGTATACTCACTCCTAGCCAACAGGATGCGTTCTGCAGAGCTAAAGCCCTTGGCTGATGCACTGAGTGAGGATAGAAGGTCTCTCAGTGTGTCATGGAGATGACTGTCTTGCAGAGTGTGGTAGCGTAGAGCCCTGTACATCTGCGTCTCAGCTCGTTCAGATGCACCTATAAAAGATGACAGAGTAAATCTAGGATTATGGTGGATCACAGTAGGCTGATATCTAAGCTTAAGGTCAAGATAAGATTGTCTTAGCTCAAACTAAGATGTTATAAACTCAAGATAAGATCTTCTAAGGGCGTagtcacactatccaaaccaaaccggtTAACCCCTGGCTGGCTTGCAGAGGTGAActggagcgcggttcacttgggcccAGTCGCAGAAGGCTATAGTGTGAGTGCAATCGCGCCTGAGCGCAATTCGAAAGGAGAGACGTCAATTGCGCGACCACTTACCTTCATCTGCCTTCTTAAAAATCTTCTGATGCGCGCAGCAGGGTTACGCGAATGTCCGAGTTGCACACATGACAGACCAACTAAGCCATACGatggcatgtgagagggctgtgtgtcatcgCGCACCGAACaactccgaataaaaaacacagacttaacattacgatgggttccagtgttaacactgcaaaaaaattcttaaattaagatgctttttcttgatgagcaaaatgacccaagaaaataagtctagtttttagaccaaaaatatcaaaattaagtgattttgtgcataaaacaagcaaaaacatctgccaatggggtaagcaaaaaacttttttcttaaacactaaattcaagaaaaattcaagaaaaattggcaactaagaattttttttcttgaaaacattttttttttgcagtgaagagagcactttacttcctgctttgttcaaaacaatcgcatcctaatGACGAAAACCCACCCCGGGCTtggatcgataaaagtacagtgtgagtgtgtGCTTCTGGGGGAGTGGGGAGGaggacaatcgcgctggggcatggtttggtttggataatgtgagtgcaaCCTAAACTTATGATAAGATCATCTTAGCTCAAACTAAGATCTTCTAAACTCAAGATAAGATCGTCTTCGCTCAAGATAAGATCTTCTAAACTCAAGATAAGATCGTCTTAGCTCAAACTAAGATCTTCTAAACTCAAGATAAGATCGTCTTAGCTCAAACTAAGATCTTCTAAACTCAAGATAAGATTGTCTTAGCTCAAACTAAGATCTTTTAAATTCAAGATAAGATCGTCTTAGCTCAAACTAAGATGTTATAAACTCAAGATAAGATCTTCTTAGCTCAAACTAAGATCTTCTAAATTAAAGATAAGATTGTCTTAGCTCAAACTAGGATCTAAGCTCAAGATAAGTTTGTCTTAGCTTAAGATAAGTTAGTCTTAGCTCAAACTAAGAATGACGAAAACCCACCCAGGCTtggatcgataaaagtacagtgagTGTGCTTCTGGGGGAGTAGGAGGGGGGACAATCACGCTGACTcatggtttggataatgtgagtgcgacCTAAACTTATGATAACATCGTCTTGGCTCAAGCTAAGATCTTCTAAACTCAAAGATCGTCTTAGCTCAAACTAAAATCTTCTAAACTCAAGATAAGATCATCTTAGCTCAAACTAAGATCTTCTAAACTCAAGATAAGATTGTCTTAGCTCAAGATAAGATCTTCTAAACTCAAGATAAGATCGTCTTAGCTCAAACTAAGATCTTCTAAACTCAAGATAAGATCTTCTAAATTCAAACTAAGATTTTCTTAATTCAGATAAGATTGTCTTAGCTCAAACTAAGATCTTCTAAATTCAAGACAACATTGTCTTAGCTCAAACTAAGATCTTCTAAACCCAAGATAATATCATCTTAGCTCAAACTAAAATCTACTAAATTCAAGATAAGATTGTCTTGGCCAAACTAAGATCTTATAAACTAAAGCTAAGATCTTCTAAGCTCAAGATAAATTTGTCTTAGCTTAAGATAAGTTTGTCTTAGCTCAAACTAAGATCTAAGCTCAAGATAAGTTAGTCTTAGCTTAAGATAAGTTAGCCTTAGCTCAAGCTAATCTAAATCTAAATTCAGATAAGATTGTCTTAGCTCAAACTAAGATCttctaaattcaagaaaacattGTCTTAGCTCAAACTAAGATCTTCTAAACTCAAGATAAGATCGTCTTAGCTCAAACTAAGATCTTCTAAATTGAAGATAAGATTGTCTTAGCTCAAACTAAGATCTAAGCTCAAGATAAGTTTGTCTTAGCTTAAGATAAGTTTGTCTTAGCTCAAACTGAGAATGACGAAAACCCACCCAGGCTtggatcgataaaagtacagtgtgagtgcgtgcttcTGGGGGAGTAGGAAGGggggacaatcgcgctggggcatttCAAGCTTAAACTAAGATTTTCTAagctaatgtaataataaatagGTGATTAGTGAACAAGAGCAGACCTCACCCATTGAGAGCTGTGAAAAGGCTGCTGATATACTCATGGGTGACAGAAAGACGCTGGCCTTGGGGTCACGTGCCGCCAGCTGACGGAACAGGTTGTAGCCAAAATCGGAGGTCGCAGCAGCCAGCTTGGTGCGTGGTGTGGTAAAAAGATCAACCACCTCCTCCTCACCATCAGCCTCATCTGTCTGTAGAGAGAGTGTAAAGTTGAAGCTTGTGGAGCAACAGAATAAGTATAATTTCTGAACACCTTTCTCTACCATCTGAGCATGTGAGAGGCAGATAAGGCTCCATAAACCAAACAGCAGGGCTATCGTCTTCATCCTGACAAATACAAAAATAGATCAGCACCGTTTACAAAGATCAACTGTTtggcacacttttaaaaaacattgttgattcaaaaaataattttggtaATATTAATATATGAGAATCCTGCAAAAATTTACAAAATCTGAATCTCATTTTTTGAAGgaatttacaattttttacatttatgcatttgacagacttTTCTGACTTATACAGCACTCAAGCTTCATATTTTACtttgatcagtatgtgttttctaggaattgaacccatgaccattGGTTCAAGTTGCATTTGCAATACGATACCctttgagctacaggaacacatacCTCAGTATGGTCAtttgttttaagaaaaacattaaaacaatataaaactaACTTAAGCTAGAAGGGAGTGATGCCTAAACTTTACATAACACATGACACAGTTAACTTCAGGCATAGTTCAAGGATTGGATGAGttcctacaaaaaaaaaacagacactCAACACAAAAGCTTTCCCATGTTCCTTTAGCACATCTGGTTGTCATTAAAGTGTCTACCAGGTTTTTTTTATATCCATCACTGGAAAAAATAATACACCTAACACATTTTTCACATTAATATGACCAACTCCCACACTGTATCTGCCACGCAGTTAAAAGGGATGACGACGACTCAactcttatttcatattaacaattaacaaactattaaacagataaaataataaatgcacCATTTTGAAGCTATGCATTATAACATTACAATTAACCTTAAAATGTACTGTTAATAGAAAACATGAAGCCTTTTTAGAAAAGCTTTTCACTCCTCGCGTTACTTCTTCCTATCCCAAAAGCACTGCAATGTATTTTCTATTTACAAATATGCTAAATTAATAAACACAatcttaaacttaaaatttaaaGAAGAGAAGAACAAACTCCTCAGGTTAAAAATAACGCATTTTTATACGAAAAAACAGTTACAACGCTTTACCCAtcaaataaacaatacaatttATAACATTTCTGACCTGTTTTCTTCTTTCACCAGATCGACCGTCCACAGCTGCCTGTCTCCGCCAACTGTGCGCGCGCACTACAAGCACGAGCAGCGTTTCAGTGAAGATT
This sequence is a window from Misgurnus anguillicaudatus chromosome 9, ASM2758022v2, whole genome shotgun sequence. Protein-coding genes within it:
- the serpinf1 gene encoding pigment epithelium-derived factor encodes the protein MKTIALLFGLWSLICLSHAQMTDEADGEEEVVDLFTTPRTKLAAATSDFGYNLFRQLAARDPKASVFLSPMSISAAFSQLSMGASERAETQMYRALRYHTLQDSHLHDTLRDLLSSLSASAKGFSSAERILLARKLRLKLDYLNSVEKQYGVRPHTITGGARDLKVVNDWFKQKTGNKVDQVLPSSVLRNTAILPVGAAYFKGKWITSFSKSNKMENFQMDGEAPVLIPMMAQENYPIRMGIDPDLGCTIAQVPMQDGVSMYFFLPDEVTQNLTLIEEALTAEFVQDLANTLHAVQVGLTLPVMKVSYSTDLLSSLSDLGLSEWLAETDLIKITTQSVKLNSVRHKVVMETAPEGTEYAATTPTAKGQSLALKYHVDRPFLFLVRDEPSGALLFIGKVLRPSDLERV